One window of Catharus ustulatus isolate bCatUst1 chromosome 3, bCatUst1.pri.v2, whole genome shotgun sequence genomic DNA carries:
- the SMIM8 gene encoding small integral membrane protein 8, which translates to MSSTKPPNENETPKERKPGLRSVRTTMLFRAVNPELFIKPNKPVMAFGLIAISLCVAYLGYLHATAENKKDLYEAIDSEGSRYMRRKTSKWD; encoded by the exons ATGTCTTCCACCAAACCTCCAAATGAGAATGAAACACCCAAAGAGAGAAAACCAGGACTGAGGAGTGTTCGGACAACTATGCTTTTCCGAGCTGTGAACCCAGAGCTTTTCATCAAACCT AACAAACCCGTGATGGCATTTGGACTGATAGCAATCAGCCTCTGTGTGGCCTACCTGGGTTATTTGCATGCAACAGCAGAGAATAAAAAGGACCTGTACGAAGCAATCGACAGTGAGGGGTCCAGGTATATGAGGAGGAAAACTTCCAAGTGGGACTGA
- the CFAP206 gene encoding cilia- and flagella-associated protein 206 isoform X2: MSGERTQSVIKRIIRQVGLECAAQGQSHSETLVAFMVKAVVLDPRNDFNMDRILTENDMQDLIQLCVTRLLDTTNPSLSTIKMQVYFDMNYANRDELLSEQKRVLEGKLAPVVRAITESGPHAQENMENVYQKIITYALLSSGLGSPTDIEAVREVTAALQSVFPQTEMSTFISLSKKDKEQQLKDLAMVISGIRLYNKQCQKGGSSIDDLPDILNEAIPSATRTLDERLHSCQLLAYRYTALLESMQENPHRHFQLSSLKLKEALFNVRQYEAFLCILQSNIITSAREVESLNVQFEAAVMVLKNAVEEKTSIEFKEVFPLFMELSNLWTSFQDEMLLLSFLTNMANDLQQFLEIQSQLFPEEMLTSLLEGVTVKSDEERIKETMGTKVSVSDFKNQEWLFPETTDNFDQLLIQYHGFCAHSIGVKGITLQGNPAIGILKHKEKYYVFSSKEAAYLFAQNPDKFIQLNVEKAKQYAELIQLLELHHQFEYLVPHAQARNANRSSLKLPQKRDSGSQTDTHILPPTIVTSYEWNEWELRRKAIKLANLRRKLTHSTQTDLSHMRRENFTQVFVAAETCRWLRAYCWQREIRV, translated from the exons ATGTCCGGCGAGCGGACCCAAAGTGTCATCAAGAGAATCATCCGCCAAGTGGGCCTGGAGTGCGCTGCCCAGGGACAAAGCCACTCGGAAACCTTGGTGGCCTTCATG GTGAAAGCTGTTGTTTTAGATCCAAGAAATGACTTTAATATGGATCGAATCCTTACAGAAAATGATATGCAGGATCTTATCCAG CTCTGTGTTACGAGACTGCTTGACACAACAAACCCATCCCTAAGCACAATTAAGATGCAAGTTTACTTTGATATGAACTATGCAAACCGAG ATGAATTACTGAGTGAGCAGAAGCGTGTTCTGGAAGGAAAACTGGCTCCTGTGGTTAGAGCTATCACAGAGAGTGGTCCACATGCACAAGAGAACATGGAGAATGTATATCAAAAGATCATTACCTAtgcactgctgagctctggcCTGGGATCCCCAACAGATATTGAGGCTGTCAGGGAGGTAACAG CTGCCTTGCAGAGTGTATTCCCCCAGACAGAGATGAGTACTTTCATCTCACTCAGTAAGAAGGACAAAGAACAACAGCTGAAAGATCTTGCCATGGTAATCTCAGGAATTCGTTTGTACAACAAGCAGTGCCAGAAAGGAGGAAGCAGCATTGATGACT TGCCAGATATCCTGAATGAAGCAATTCCATCAGCCACACGGACTCTCGATGAACGTCTGCATTCCTGCCAGCTGCTAGCCTACCGCTACACGGCCCTGCTGGAATCCATGCAGGAAAACCCCCACAGACACTTCCAGCTTAGctctttgaaattaaaagaagCACTGTTCAATGTGAGACAGTATGAAGCTTTCCTTTGCATCCTTCAG TCTAATATAATTACAAGTGCTCGAGAAGTTGAATCGTTGAATGTTCAGTTTGAAGCAGCAGTGATGGTATTGAAAAACGCAGTGGAGGAGAAGACTTCCATAGAGTTCAAAGAAGTTTTT CCTCTGTTCATGGAACTTTCTAATCTTTGGACCAGCTTTCAGGATGAAATGCTGCTGCTAAGCTTCCTCACAAATATGGCTAATGATCTGCAACAATTCTTGGAAATCCAATCACAGctttttccagaggaaatgCTAACATCTCTTCTGGAAGGAGTGACTGTAAAAAGTGATGAGGAAAGGATAAAAGAAACCATGG GAACCAAAGTGAGTGTTTCTGATTTCAAGAACCAAGAATGGCTTTTTCCAGAGACTACTGATAATTTTGATCAATTACTAATCCAGTACCATGGTTTCTGTGCACATTCAATTGGTGTGAAAGGTATCACTCTACAAG GAAATCCTGCTATTGGAATTTTGAAACACAAGGAGAAATATTATGTTTTCAGTTCAAAAGAAGCTGCATACCTCTTTGCTCAAAATCCAGATAAGTTCATTCAATTGAAtgtagaaaaagcaaaacaatatgCAGAGCTAATTCAACTGCTTGAGCTGCATCATCAGTTTGAATACCTTGTTCCACATGCACAG GccagaaatgcaaacagaagTTCACTGAAACTACCCCAAAAACGTGACAGTGGTAGTCAAACTGATACTCATATCTTGCCTCCAACTATTGTGACATCCTATGAATGGAATGAATGGGAACTGAGAAGAAAAGCTATAAAATTG GCCAACTTGCGCCGCAAGTTAACTCATTCCACGCAGACTGATCTCAGCCACATGAGAAGAGAGAACTTCACCCAAGT
- the CFAP206 gene encoding cilia- and flagella-associated protein 206 isoform X1: MSGERTQSVIKRIIRQVGLECAAQGQSHSETLVAFMVKAVVLDPRNDFNMDRILTENDMQDLIQLCVTRLLDTTNPSLSTIKMQVYFDMNYANRDELLSEQKRVLEGKLAPVVRAITESGPHAQENMENVYQKIITYALLSSGLGSPTDIEAVREVTAALQSVFPQTEMSTFISLSKKDKEQQLKDLAMVISGIRLYNKQCQKGGSSIDDLPDILNEAIPSATRTLDERLHSCQLLAYRYTALLESMQENPHRHFQLSSLKLKEALFNVRQYEAFLCILQSNIITSAREVESLNVQFEAAVMVLKNAVEEKTSIEFKEVFPLFMELSNLWTSFQDEMLLLSFLTNMANDLQQFLEIQSQLFPEEMLTSLLEGVTVKSDEERIKETMGTKVSVSDFKNQEWLFPETTDNFDQLLIQYHGFCAHSIGVKGITLQGNPAIGILKHKEKYYVFSSKEAAYLFAQNPDKFIQLNVEKAKQYAELIQLLELHHQFEYLVPHAQARNANRSSLKLPQKRDSGSQTDTHILPPTIVTSYEWNEWELRRKAIKLANLRRKLTHSTQTDLSHMRRENFTQVYVPKDASTQTKRDNSSNVPKPQIFLKGLRGGPSPTTHLITVDLTRPLDET, from the exons ATGTCCGGCGAGCGGACCCAAAGTGTCATCAAGAGAATCATCCGCCAAGTGGGCCTGGAGTGCGCTGCCCAGGGACAAAGCCACTCGGAAACCTTGGTGGCCTTCATG GTGAAAGCTGTTGTTTTAGATCCAAGAAATGACTTTAATATGGATCGAATCCTTACAGAAAATGATATGCAGGATCTTATCCAG CTCTGTGTTACGAGACTGCTTGACACAACAAACCCATCCCTAAGCACAATTAAGATGCAAGTTTACTTTGATATGAACTATGCAAACCGAG ATGAATTACTGAGTGAGCAGAAGCGTGTTCTGGAAGGAAAACTGGCTCCTGTGGTTAGAGCTATCACAGAGAGTGGTCCACATGCACAAGAGAACATGGAGAATGTATATCAAAAGATCATTACCTAtgcactgctgagctctggcCTGGGATCCCCAACAGATATTGAGGCTGTCAGGGAGGTAACAG CTGCCTTGCAGAGTGTATTCCCCCAGACAGAGATGAGTACTTTCATCTCACTCAGTAAGAAGGACAAAGAACAACAGCTGAAAGATCTTGCCATGGTAATCTCAGGAATTCGTTTGTACAACAAGCAGTGCCAGAAAGGAGGAAGCAGCATTGATGACT TGCCAGATATCCTGAATGAAGCAATTCCATCAGCCACACGGACTCTCGATGAACGTCTGCATTCCTGCCAGCTGCTAGCCTACCGCTACACGGCCCTGCTGGAATCCATGCAGGAAAACCCCCACAGACACTTCCAGCTTAGctctttgaaattaaaagaagCACTGTTCAATGTGAGACAGTATGAAGCTTTCCTTTGCATCCTTCAG TCTAATATAATTACAAGTGCTCGAGAAGTTGAATCGTTGAATGTTCAGTTTGAAGCAGCAGTGATGGTATTGAAAAACGCAGTGGAGGAGAAGACTTCCATAGAGTTCAAAGAAGTTTTT CCTCTGTTCATGGAACTTTCTAATCTTTGGACCAGCTTTCAGGATGAAATGCTGCTGCTAAGCTTCCTCACAAATATGGCTAATGATCTGCAACAATTCTTGGAAATCCAATCACAGctttttccagaggaaatgCTAACATCTCTTCTGGAAGGAGTGACTGTAAAAAGTGATGAGGAAAGGATAAAAGAAACCATGG GAACCAAAGTGAGTGTTTCTGATTTCAAGAACCAAGAATGGCTTTTTCCAGAGACTACTGATAATTTTGATCAATTACTAATCCAGTACCATGGTTTCTGTGCACATTCAATTGGTGTGAAAGGTATCACTCTACAAG GAAATCCTGCTATTGGAATTTTGAAACACAAGGAGAAATATTATGTTTTCAGTTCAAAAGAAGCTGCATACCTCTTTGCTCAAAATCCAGATAAGTTCATTCAATTGAAtgtagaaaaagcaaaacaatatgCAGAGCTAATTCAACTGCTTGAGCTGCATCATCAGTTTGAATACCTTGTTCCACATGCACAG GccagaaatgcaaacagaagTTCACTGAAACTACCCCAAAAACGTGACAGTGGTAGTCAAACTGATACTCATATCTTGCCTCCAACTATTGTGACATCCTATGAATGGAATGAATGGGAACTGAGAAGAAAAGCTATAAAATTG GCCAACTTGCGCCGCAAGTTAACTCATTCCACGCAGACTGATCTCAGCCACATGAGAAGAGAGAACTTCACCCAAGTGTACGTGCCAAAAGA